ACTACACTGGCTATTTGTGTCACAATCTCCTTATTTCTGATATAATGAAGCTATGAAAATTCAAATGATTCGAAACAGCATTGCTGCTGAAAACACCTATTTTTTAACCAATGACACGGCTACGATTGTCATCGACCCAGGAAACGAAACGGACCAGATTCTGACAGTCATTCGTGACCTTGCTAAACCTGTCGTGGCTATTTTGCTGACACATGCGCATTATGATCATATCATGAGTGTTGAAGCAGTGCGTAAGGAAACAGGTGCACCTGTTTATATCAGCGCGCTTGAAGCTGACTGGCTCTATACGCCTGTGCTAAATCTTTCGGGTTTGCCACGTCATGACAAGGATCTACCAAATGTCATCGTCAATGCTGCAGAGTATACCTTTGAAAACAACACCCCTTATAACTTATCTGGCTTTTCATTTACTGTCCTTGAGACACCTGGTCACTCACAAGGTGGTGTCTCTTTCGTCTTTGAAGATGAAAAAGTCGTCTTCACAGGAGATGCCCTATTCGCAGGGACGATTGGCCGGACTGACCTAAATACCGGTGATTTAGAAACCCTAAAAACATCAATCCAAACCCAACTCTTCCCACTTGCGAGTAGCTATCAGGTATTTCCAGGTCATGGCCCACAAACAACGATCGGCGCTGAACGAAACTTCAACCCTTTTTTCAATGCTTAATCCGTGATATAAAAAAGACAAAGGTCGTTCCTTGATGTGACCCCCAAAATATAAACTTTTGAAATCAAGCATTTACTGCTTGATTTTTTGTTAGTTTGATAACGCCATCCGATATTGGGTTGGCGACATCCAGTTCAATTTCTTCTTAATTCGTTTCGTGTTGTAGTAATGAATCCAATCTACTATTGTTCGTTCAAGTGCTTCAAATGATTGAAAGACGCGACCATAATAAACTTCTTGCTTGAGCAGTCCGAAAAAGTTCTCCATAACTGAATTATCATGACAGTTCCCTTTACGACTCATGGATTGAAAAATACGATGTGCCTTAAGTTTATCCGTGTATTGGCGCATCTGATAAGCCCAACCCTGGTCGGAGTGAAAAGTACGGCGATAAGGACAATCAGAAGTAATTATCAACGCCTGTTTGAGAGCAATAGAGATTGCTTCATAAGTTGGGCGTTTAGAAATTTCAAAGCTGATAATCTCATTGTTAAACAAGTCAAGATAAGGATTGAGATATGCTTTCTTTTGTACACCTTGGTCATAATATTTGAACTCTGTCGTATCTGTTGTTAATTTTTGATGTGGCACAGACGTGTTAAAACGTCGATGAAGCTTGTTTTTAGCTACTTGACCAACTGATCCTTTGTAGGAGTTATACTTGCGTGATTTCCGCCAGTATGAAGTTACACAAAGCCCAAGTTTTTTCATCAATCGCTGTACTCTCTTGTGATTAGCATGGATGCCTTTTTGTTTGAGGAGTTCTACCATGGGGCGGTAACCTGCATTTGGATGTTCTGCACGTATTTCACGCATTTTTTTCTCAATTGCGTCATCTTTGTTAGCACGTTTAAAACGTTTGACCCAATAGTAATAAGTTGCTTTTGGTAGTCCTGTTATACTTAAGATTTCTTTGAGTGGGAACTTGAATTCTCCTTCGCTTGTCGTTCCATTCGCAGCCTCCTCAGCCCTTTTAAATATTCATTCTCAATTCTTAGTTTGAGGTTCTCATTTTGAAGCTGATCGAGTTTTTGTTCAGTCTCACTCAAATCAGACGGTTGCTTTGAAGACTTTTGTTTTGACATGTCAGGCTCTTTTCTAGGTCTCCCACGAGAATTAGAAAAGGCAAACTCACCCTTCTCACGGTAATCAAGCACCCAACGCGCGAGTAAGGATCTGTTAGTCATGCCTAATTGCATAGTTATTTCTCGATAAGATTTTTCACTTGTTAAGTACAAGTTTACCGCATTGAGCTTAAATTGTGTATCATAAACTGTATTTTTCCGTTTACGCTGAAGACCTGTACTTCCAAAAGTTTGATACATATCAACCCAGTCCTTGATTCGACCTGACGTCTCAACATGGTATTTATCAGCTATAAATTGATAGCTACCTAATCCTTGTTCATAGTCTATAACTGCTTTTAGTTTCAAATCAAATGAATATTTTGCCATTAGAAAAGACCTTCCTTTTTGGAAAGTCTATATTCTGGGGTTCACATCACCTAACGACCCTTGTCTTTTTTTGCAGCTCTCGCTTATTTAGCGACGCGTGAGTAATTGGCAACATCTTTTAAGATGGCCGCTACAAATGCTGTCAAACTTGCTTCTTCTGTTGCCTTGCTACCGTAACGGCGAACATTGACAGAGTTATCAGCTTGTTCTTTATCCCCAACAATAATTTGGTAAGGAATTTTATTGGTTTGCGATTGACGAATCTTATATTGCATTTTTTCATTTCGCTCATCGACATTAACACGGATACCCGCATTTTTAAGGGCATCAGCAACTTGCCAAGCATAATCAACATGGACATCATTTGATACAGGGATGACTGTCACTTGTGTTGGGGCAAGCCAAGTTGGGAAGGCACCTTTATAGACTTCAGTCAAGTAGGCAACAAATCGTTCCATAGTAGAGACGATACCACGGTGAACCATGACCGGACGGTGGCCTTCGCCATCAGCACCAATGTATTCTAATTCAAAGCGTTCTGGTAATAAGAAATCCAACTGAATCGTTGATAGTGTTTCTTCATTACCCAGTGCTGTTTTCACTTGGACATCTAGTTTTGGTCCATAGAAAGCTGCTTCGCCTTCTGCTTCAAAGTAGTCTAGCTCCAGTTCATCCATCGCTTCTTTAAGCATGACTTGGGCATTATCCCACATCTCGGCATTATCAGAATACTTTTCAGTATCTTTAGGATCACGGTAGCTGAGACGGAAACGATAATCAGTGACATTAAAGTCTTCATAGACATCTGTCATCAACTCTAAAGCACGCTTGAACTCATCTTTGATTTGATCATGACGGACAAAAATGTGACCATCATTCAGTGTCATTTCACGGACACGTTGGAGACCTGAAAGGGCACCTGATTTTTCATAACGGTGCATCATACCAAGCTCAGCTATCCTGATCGGTAATTCACGATAAGAATGCACGTCGTTTTTGTAGACTTCAATATGATGTGGGCAGTTCATCGGACGTAAGACAAGTTGTTCACCTTCACCCATATCCATCGGTGGGAACATATCTTCATGATAATGATCCCAGTGACCAGAAGTTTTATAAAACTCAACACTTGCCATGATTGGTGTATAAACATGTTGGTAACCGCGCGCGATTTCTTTATCAACGATATAACGTTCGATAGTACGGCGAATGGTTGCACCATTTGGCAACCAAAATGGTAGGCCAGAGCCGACTTCAGGATTCACCATGAAGAGATCCAGTTCACGACCAAGTTTACGGTGGTCACGTTCTTTGGCTTCTTCACGCATTGTCAGATAGGCTTTGAGGTCCTTTTTATCAAA
The DNA window shown above is from Lactococcus paracarnosus and carries:
- a CDS encoding MBL fold metallo-hydrolase, whose protein sequence is MKIQMIRNSIAAENTYFLTNDTATIVIDPGNETDQILTVIRDLAKPVVAILLTHAHYDHIMSVEAVRKETGAPVYISALEADWLYTPVLNLSGLPRHDKDLPNVIVNAAEYTFENNTPYNLSGFSFTVLETPGHSQGGVSFVFEDEKVVFTGDALFAGTIGRTDLNTGDLETLKTSIQTQLFPLASSYQVFPGHGPQTTIGAERNFNPFFNA
- a CDS encoding IS3 family transposase (programmed frameshift): MAKYSFDLKLKAVIDYEQGLGSYQFIADKYHVETSGRIKDWVDMYQTFGSTGLQRKRKNTVYDTQFKLNAVNLYLTSEKSYREITMQLGMTNRSLLARWVLDYREKGEFAFSNSRGRPRKEPDMSKQKSSKQPSDLSETEQKLDQLQNENLKLRIENEYFKRAEEAANGTTSEGEFKFPLKEILSITGLPKATYYYWVKRFKRANKDDAIEKKMREIRAEHPNAGYRPMVELLKQKGIHANHKRVQRLMKKLGLCVTSYWRKSRKYNSYKGSVGQVAKNKLHRRFNTSVPHQKLTTDTTEFKYYDQGVQKKAYLNPYLDLFNNEIISFEISKRPTYEAISIALKQALIITSDCPYRRTFHSDQGWAYQMRQYTDKLKAHRIFQSMSRKGNCHDNSVMENFFGLLKQEVYYGRVFQSFEALERTIVDWIHYYNTKRIKKKLNWMSPTQYRMALSN
- the thrS gene encoding threonine--tRNA ligase, coding for MINITFPDGAVKTFDSGVTTVEVAAAISKSLSKKALAGKFNGKLIDTTREITEDGTIEIVTADHEDALPLLRHSAAHLFAQAARRLFPDIHLGVGPSIQDGFYYDTDNAAGQISNDDLSRIEEEMMKIVKENLPSIRREVSKAEAQDIFANDPYKLELIEEHNEDEGGLTIYSQGEYTDLCRGPHVPTTGRIQIFKLLNVAGAYWRGNSDNAMMQRIYGTAWFDKKDLKAYLTMREEAKERDHRKLGRELDLFMVNPEVGSGLPFWLPNGATIRRTIERYIVDKEIARGYQHVYTPIMASVEFYKTSGHWDHYHEDMFPPMDMGEGEQLVLRPMNCPHHIEVYKNDVHSYRELPIRIAELGMMHRYEKSGALSGLQRVREMTLNDGHIFVRHDQIKDEFKRALELMTDVYEDFNVTDYRFRLSYRDPKDTEKYSDNAEMWDNAQVMLKEAMDELELDYFEAEGEAAFYGPKLDVQVKTALGNEETLSTIQLDFLLPERFELEYIGADGEGHRPVMVHRGIVSTMERFVAYLTEVYKGAFPTWLAPTQVTVIPVSNDVHVDYAWQVADALKNAGIRVNVDERNEKMQYKIRQSQTNKIPYQIIVGDKEQADNSVNVRRYGSKATEEASLTAFVAAILKDVANYSRVAK